The following coding sequences lie in one Syntrophorhabdaceae bacterium genomic window:
- a CDS encoding ATP synthase subunit C, with protein MRKTSYWRIGPWGAILTGVILLGTAMAEEAAKTGGASADQNGAIRSIGFAVGAALAIGFSVLGAGYAVGRIGSAALGLGAEKPELLTRSILFVALAEGLAVLGFAIAMMLVQKI; from the coding sequence ATGAGAAAGACGTCATACTGGCGAATAGGACCATGGGGAGCAATTCTCACGGGGGTAATCCTGCTCGGTACTGCCATGGCGGAGGAGGCCGCGAAGACAGGCGGTGCGTCGGCCGACCAGAATGGGGCGATCAGGAGCATCGGCTTTGCCGTGGGCGCCGCCCTCGCCATAGGTTTCAGCGTCCTCGGCGCGGGATACGCGGTGGGCCGCATCGGTTCCGCGGCGTTGGGGTTGGGGGCGGAGAAACCGGAGCTCCTCACCCGGTCCATCCTCTTTGTGGCCCTGGCTGAAGGATTGGCCGTGCTCGGCTTTGCTATTGCCATGATGCTGGTGCAGAAGATTTAG
- a CDS encoding V-type ATP synthase subunit F, producing the protein MQFVCIGDEETAQGFRLAGITVMVVSTAEEASTAMEDSLARPDCGMVIITQTAASLIRPKVEEIRLERDHPLIVEIPGPDGPLPGRRSLREFVAEAVGVTVG; encoded by the coding sequence GTGCAGTTTGTATGTATCGGCGATGAGGAGACGGCGCAGGGGTTCAGGCTGGCAGGCATCACGGTAATGGTGGTTTCCACCGCCGAGGAGGCTTCTACCGCGATGGAGGATAGTCTGGCACGTCCTGATTGCGGGATGGTGATCATTACCCAGACCGCGGCCTCCTTGATCCGGCCGAAGGTGGAGGAGATCCGTCTCGAGCGGGACCATCCGCTCATTGTGGAGATACCCGGTCCTGACGGACCATTGCCCGGACGGAGGAGTCTCCGTGAATTTGTGGCTGAGGCCGTGGGTGTGACGGTGGGATAG
- a CDS encoding amidohydrolase family protein, which produces MKIDMHSHIEIREALDFLSERPVNPMAPKPGHMAYDYTMEQIRKMGPQLQDPARRIADLDQMGLDMAVLSIAPTDFFYALPAEQTFRICRFENDRLAALVHEYPERLAAMATVPLQDVGLAGKELERSVQKLGLKGVEIGTNVNGAFLGEEQFLPFFETAAALGVPVYIHPHNPAGADRMKDYYFFNVLGFPMDTTLAAGSLIYSGIFDKLPGLKLILSHAGGALPYVVGRMNHARKIRPECTAPKKPPEEYVKMFHYDTISHGADQLRFLISAVGADHVLLGTDYPYDMGDADPLASIEAIVGLSAEERAKIEGENATKLFKL; this is translated from the coding sequence ATGAAAATAGATATGCACAGCCACATCGAGATACGGGAGGCCCTCGACTTTCTCTCCGAAAGGCCGGTAAATCCCATGGCCCCCAAGCCCGGCCATATGGCCTATGACTATACGATGGAGCAGATAAGGAAAATGGGCCCCCAGCTCCAGGACCCGGCAAGAAGGATCGCCGACCTCGATCAAATGGGCCTCGACATGGCAGTCCTCTCCATCGCGCCTACCGACTTCTTCTATGCCCTTCCGGCAGAGCAGACCTTCAGGATCTGCCGTTTCGAAAACGACCGGCTCGCGGCACTCGTGCACGAATATCCGGAGAGGCTCGCGGCCATGGCGACCGTGCCTTTGCAGGATGTGGGATTAGCCGGGAAAGAGCTCGAGAGGTCGGTCCAAAAGCTCGGCCTCAAGGGGGTGGAGATAGGTACCAATGTGAACGGGGCATTCCTGGGGGAGGAGCAGTTCCTCCCCTTCTTCGAGACGGCAGCGGCCCTCGGGGTACCTGTCTATATCCATCCCCACAACCCCGCGGGAGCGGACAGGATGAAGGATTACTACTTCTTCAACGTCCTGGGATTTCCCATGGATACGACCCTGGCGGCGGGGTCGCTGATCTACAGCGGGATCTTCGACAAGCTCCCGGGACTTAAGCTGATCCTCTCCCATGCGGGAGGCGCGCTTCCTTATGTGGTAGGAAGGATGAACCACGCAAGAAAGATCAGGCCGGAGTGCACGGCGCCGAAAAAGCCGCCGGAAGAGTACGTAAAAATGTTCCACTACGACACCATCTCCCACGGAGCGGATCAGCTCCGGTTCCTTATCTCCGCGGTTGGCGCGGACCATGTGCTGCTGGGCACGGATTACCCCTACGACATGGGCGACGCGGACCCTCTGGCATCCATCGAGGCGATAGTAGGTCTGTCGGCGGAAGAGAGGGCGAAGATCGAGGGTGAAAACGCGACAAAGCTTTTCAAGCTATAG
- a CDS encoding V-type ATP synthase subunit D: MAKLNIAPTKSNLLMLKRQLEFAEEGYDLLEQKRQILITELMSRVSRASETEQSAAHALHEAFAALRDARLDRGAGAIDRAALGVRMDHQVELSEQHLMGMRVPRVTVRTEPVSVQFGLEGTSPNADTAMSRFIEVLPLLARLAELENAVMRIARELKKTQRRCNALSKIFMPVYRETIAYITGSLEERERESFIILKMIRDRLEHASSESDGRS, encoded by the coding sequence ATGGCAAAACTGAACATTGCCCCCACCAAATCGAACCTCCTCATGCTGAAACGGCAGCTCGAGTTCGCGGAGGAGGGCTATGACCTCCTCGAACAAAAGCGGCAGATCCTGATCACCGAGCTTATGAGCCGCGTGAGCCGTGCCTCCGAGACTGAGCAAAGCGCTGCTCACGCGCTTCACGAGGCCTTTGCTGCGCTGCGTGACGCCCGACTCGACCGGGGCGCCGGGGCAATCGATCGTGCCGCCCTCGGCGTGCGGATGGACCACCAGGTGGAGTTGTCGGAGCAGCACCTCATGGGCATGAGGGTCCCCCGCGTGACGGTGCGCACGGAGCCGGTGAGCGTCCAGTTCGGCCTCGAAGGGACCTCGCCCAATGCCGACACGGCCATGAGCCGTTTCATAGAAGTCCTTCCCCTCCTTGCCCGCCTGGCGGAGCTCGAAAACGCAGTGATGCGCATTGCCCGCGAGCTCAAGAAGACCCAGCGTCGCTGCAACGCCCTCTCCAAGATCTTCATGCCCGTCTATCGCGAGACCATCGCCTATATCACGGGCTCCCTCGAAGAAAGAGAGCGGGAATCGTTCATTATCCTCAAGATGATCCGGGACCGCCTGGAGCACGCCTCCTCTGAAAGCGACGGCAGGAGCTGA
- a CDS encoding V-type ATP synthase subunit B: MKTRFDVDDLGLQYVGASRIEGPLVVVERVRDVGYDETVEILDGTGRPRLGRVLDISGTQAVVQVLEGTMGLSNRRLRTRFLGESFRLPVSRRMLGRIFDGLGRPIDGGPAALSADRRDVNGMPINPFARLYPREFIQTGLSAIDGMNALVRGQKLPVFSGNGLPHDRVSAQIVRQARLLEEEVEFSMVFAAMGVKHDVAEFFIRNFRDSGALARAVMFLSLADAPSVERLITPRVALTLAEHLAFDCGRHVLVLLTDMTNYCESLREVGTARGEIPGRKGYPGYLYSDLAGIYERAGRIEGSPGSITQMAILTMPADDISHPVPDLTGYITEGQIVLDRDLFQRGVYPPIAGLPSLSRLMKDGVGKGYTREDHPSLASQLFACYAYVKRVRGLADVIGEEELSPVDKQYLKFGDAFETRFLNQGEYENRSIETTLELGWDVLSALPRDELHRVSDALLEKHYRHEKGESAGMA, from the coding sequence ATGAAGACCCGGTTCGATGTAGATGACCTCGGATTGCAGTATGTGGGCGCCTCGCGCATCGAGGGACCGCTGGTCGTGGTGGAGCGGGTGCGGGACGTGGGCTACGACGAGACCGTGGAGATCCTCGACGGAACGGGCCGTCCCCGGCTCGGACGGGTGCTCGACATCTCCGGGACCCAGGCGGTGGTGCAGGTCCTCGAAGGCACCATGGGCCTCTCGAACCGGAGGCTCCGCACCCGGTTCCTGGGCGAGAGCTTTCGCCTTCCCGTGTCGCGCCGGATGCTGGGGCGCATATTCGATGGGCTCGGCCGTCCGATTGACGGGGGGCCTGCCGCCCTCTCTGCGGATAGGCGGGACGTGAACGGCATGCCCATCAACCCCTTCGCCAGGCTCTACCCCAGGGAATTCATACAGACAGGCCTTTCCGCCATCGACGGGATGAATGCCCTGGTGCGGGGCCAGAAGCTCCCGGTCTTTTCCGGCAACGGCCTGCCCCATGACCGCGTCTCCGCCCAGATCGTAAGGCAGGCGCGCCTCCTGGAGGAGGAGGTGGAGTTTTCCATGGTCTTTGCCGCCATGGGCGTGAAGCACGACGTGGCCGAGTTCTTCATCCGCAACTTCCGGGACTCGGGGGCCCTGGCCCGGGCCGTCATGTTCCTGTCGCTGGCCGACGCGCCGAGCGTGGAGCGTCTTATCACGCCCCGGGTGGCCCTCACCCTCGCGGAACACCTCGCCTTCGACTGCGGCCGCCACGTGCTCGTGCTCCTTACGGATATGACGAATTACTGCGAAAGCCTGCGCGAAGTGGGCACCGCCCGCGGCGAGATCCCCGGCCGCAAGGGCTACCCCGGGTACCTCTATTCGGACCTCGCCGGCATTTACGAGCGGGCGGGCAGGATCGAAGGCTCCCCGGGCTCCATCACCCAGATGGCCATTCTCACCATGCCCGCCGACGATATCAGCCACCCCGTGCCCGACCTCACGGGCTATATTACGGAAGGGCAGATCGTGCTCGACCGAGACCTCTTTCAGCGAGGGGTATATCCCCCCATCGCCGGTCTGCCGAGCCTGTCGCGCCTCATGAAGGACGGCGTGGGCAAAGGCTATACCCGCGAGGACCACCCGTCCCTCGCAAGCCAGCTTTTTGCATGTTACGCGTATGTGAAGCGGGTGCGCGGGCTCGCGGACGTGATCGGAGAGGAGGAGCTGAGCCCCGTCGACAAGCAGTACCTGAAATTCGGAGACGCCTTCGAGACGAGGTTTTTGAACCAGGGGGAATATGAGAACCGCTCCATAGAAACCACCCTGGAGCTGGGCTGGGACGTACTCTCCGCTCTCCCTCGGGACGAGCTGCATCGCGTGAGCGACGCCTTGCTCGAGAAGCACTACCGTCACGAGAAGGGAGAATCCGCCGGGATGGCGTGA
- a CDS encoding V-type ATP synthase subunit A produces the protein MTASTPFVEPTAIRISGPIVTAEGMADAGMYEVVQVGSLGLIGEVVRLVGDRATIQVYEDTTMLKPGAPIRRTGAPLTVWLGPGLLGNIYDGIQRPLPGIQARSGAWIRRGEKVDPLDLEKYWTFEPSVSAGDLVGAGRTIGTVEETPLVSHRIMIPPDISGVVKSIKERGEYSLKETLAVIETSTGPREVTMLQRWPSRLPRPIFERLRITEPLITGQRIIDTFFPIGKGGAAAIPGGFGTGKTITQHQLAKWSNAEIIVFIGCGERGNEMTEVLREFPELKDPRSGRPLMERTILIANTSNMPVAAREVSIYTGITLAEYYRDMGLSVAVFADSTSRWAEALRELAARLEEMPAEEGFPASLPTRLAQFYERGGAVTTLAGERGSVSIVGAVSPPGGDFSEPVTQHTRRFIRCFWALDTELANARHYPSIHWLHSYSEYVEDVGPWWKKEDPDWTEQRTEALTLLQREERLQQIVKLVGPDVLPDAQRLILFVAEIMKDGFLAQSAFDQNDMYCAPEKQVGLLRIILTLYRRARDLIQEGVPLSRIRGLGCVSHVLRAKAAFGNDEPERMKGLEQEVLAEIETLAREYGRKAS, from the coding sequence ATGACGGCATCGACACCGTTCGTTGAACCGACGGCGATCCGCATCAGCGGCCCCATCGTAACTGCCGAAGGGATGGCCGACGCGGGGATGTATGAAGTGGTGCAGGTGGGGAGTCTCGGACTCATAGGCGAGGTGGTGCGTCTCGTGGGGGACCGGGCCACCATCCAGGTCTATGAGGATACCACCATGCTCAAGCCCGGCGCGCCCATCCGGCGTACCGGTGCTCCCCTTACCGTGTGGCTCGGCCCGGGGCTTCTCGGGAATATCTATGACGGCATCCAGCGTCCCTTGCCCGGTATCCAGGCGCGAAGCGGCGCATGGATCCGCCGCGGCGAGAAAGTAGACCCCCTCGATCTGGAGAAATATTGGACCTTTGAGCCGTCGGTTTCGGCGGGTGACCTGGTGGGGGCGGGCAGGACCATAGGAACGGTCGAGGAGACGCCTCTCGTCTCCCACCGGATCATGATCCCGCCGGACATTTCGGGCGTGGTGAAATCGATAAAGGAAAGGGGAGAATACAGCCTGAAAGAGACCCTCGCCGTCATCGAGACCTCGACCGGCCCCAGGGAAGTGACCATGCTGCAGCGGTGGCCCTCCCGGCTGCCTCGCCCCATTTTCGAGCGGCTAAGGATCACGGAGCCGCTGATCACGGGGCAGCGCATCATCGACACCTTCTTCCCTATCGGCAAGGGCGGAGCCGCGGCCATCCCCGGCGGGTTCGGTACGGGAAAGACGATTACCCAGCACCAGCTCGCGAAATGGTCGAATGCCGAGATCATCGTCTTCATCGGATGCGGGGAGCGGGGGAATGAGATGACCGAGGTGCTCCGCGAATTTCCGGAGCTCAAGGACCCCCGCTCGGGAAGGCCCCTCATGGAGCGGACCATCCTGATCGCCAACACTTCGAACATGCCCGTGGCAGCGCGGGAGGTATCGATCTACACGGGCATCACCCTCGCCGAATACTACAGGGATATGGGGCTCAGCGTGGCGGTCTTCGCCGATTCGACCAGCCGCTGGGCGGAGGCCCTGAGAGAGCTGGCCGCGCGCCTCGAAGAGATGCCTGCGGAGGAGGGCTTCCCCGCTTCCCTGCCCACGCGGCTCGCCCAGTTCTACGAGCGGGGAGGAGCGGTTACCACCCTGGCGGGAGAGCGCGGCTCCGTGAGCATCGTGGGTGCGGTCAGCCCGCCCGGCGGGGACTTTTCGGAGCCCGTGACCCAGCATACGCGCCGGTTCATACGCTGCTTCTGGGCCCTCGACACCGAGCTGGCCAATGCGCGCCATTATCCCTCGATTCACTGGCTTCACTCCTACTCGGAGTACGTGGAGGACGTGGGCCCGTGGTGGAAGAAAGAAGATCCCGACTGGACAGAGCAGCGCACCGAGGCATTGACCCTCCTCCAGCGCGAGGAGCGCCTCCAGCAGATAGTGAAGCTTGTCGGACCCGATGTACTGCCCGATGCACAGCGCCTGATCCTTTTTGTGGCGGAGATCATGAAAGACGGCTTTCTGGCCCAGAGTGCCTTTGATCAGAACGACATGTATTGCGCCCCCGAGAAGCAGGTCGGACTGCTGCGCATCATTCTCACCCTCTATCGGAGGGCCCGGGACCTCATCCAGGAGGGCGTCCCCTTAAGCCGGATCAGGGGCCTGGGCTGTGTCTCCCATGTGCTCCGGGCAAAGGCCGCCTTCGGGAATGACGAGCCCGAAAGGATGAAAGGACTGGAGCAGGAAGTTCTCGCGGAAATCGAGACCCTTGCCAGGGAATACGGGAGGAAGGCCTCGTGA
- a CDS encoding V-type ATP synthase subunit E family protein, protein MAVNPDSAHLLCEEILAVARTQAEEILAVANREARALLDQAAFQASKAREEEDDRARTEAARRREIVAATIEVEIGRLHSERVEVMLESIYHEAYRRLEMREGFEYRETLVGLASAVIGRTTGDQFVIKISEADRAIFGDGALREILGRAERPAIEVSVAYESDFTGGGIVVEDREARRVWDNRLIKRLERMWPELRRLIAAKVSVIPNAESGGDGP, encoded by the coding sequence ATGGCGGTGAATCCGGATTCTGCGCATCTGTTATGCGAAGAGATCCTTGCCGTGGCGAGGACGCAGGCCGAAGAGATCCTTGCCGTGGCGAACAGGGAGGCGCGGGCCCTACTGGATCAGGCCGCTTTTCAGGCCAGCAAGGCCCGGGAGGAGGAGGATGACCGGGCGCGGACCGAGGCTGCCCGGCGAAGGGAGATCGTCGCGGCGACGATCGAGGTGGAGATCGGCAGGCTTCACTCGGAGAGGGTGGAAGTGATGCTTGAGTCCATCTATCACGAAGCGTACCGGCGGCTCGAGATGCGCGAAGGATTCGAATACAGGGAGACCCTCGTCGGACTTGCCTCTGCCGTGATAGGCAGGACAACAGGGGATCAGTTCGTGATAAAGATCTCGGAGGCCGACCGCGCCATATTCGGAGACGGAGCGCTCCGGGAGATCCTGGGGAGGGCCGAAAGGCCGGCAATCGAGGTGAGTGTCGCCTATGAGTCCGATTTTACGGGAGGCGGCATCGTGGTGGAAGACCGGGAGGCGCGCAGGGTCTGGGATAACCGTCTTATAAAGAGACTCGAGCGGATGTGGCCGGAGCTGCGGCGACTCATCGCGGCGAAGGTGTCCGTTATCCCGAACGCAGAATCAGGAGGGGACGGCCCATGA
- a CDS encoding methyltransferase domain-containing protein: MLCAMKWKLKWLLQAAFSRLPCGGALNYFFQRRIVHSLPMSDAQFREKRSAALTHLGYYHRYRSEGDFCYEVGCGRELSMAMKMSLHGFREIHCADVLPLRREDLVNHARRQYERLWHEYPDMAKIHYAAPLYFTQTPYPSDFFDLIYSHTVLEHVPRKDLLPLLAECRRILRPRGIVSCFIGYADHWHYFDGSITPYNFLQYSEKEWGKYSPSFQYQNRLRHSDYLKIFEEAGFEIVEANPRSESDAVFDTVRLHPEFAGYEREDLKIIEAWIVGRKIQEI; this comes from the coding sequence ATGCTTTGCGCTATGAAGTGGAAGTTGAAGTGGCTCCTTCAGGCAGCTTTCAGCCGCCTCCCCTGCGGCGGGGCCCTCAATTATTTTTTCCAGCGCCGCATCGTCCACAGCCTTCCTATGTCGGATGCTCAATTCCGGGAAAAACGAAGCGCTGCCTTAACCCACCTCGGCTACTATCACCGATATCGTTCGGAAGGCGACTTCTGCTACGAAGTCGGGTGCGGGCGCGAGCTCTCCATGGCTATGAAGATGAGCCTCCACGGTTTCCGTGAGATCCATTGCGCCGATGTGCTCCCCTTACGGAGAGAGGACCTTGTAAATCATGCCCGTCGTCAATATGAACGCCTGTGGCACGAATACCCCGATATGGCCAAAATCCATTATGCGGCGCCCCTCTATTTCACGCAAACACCCTACCCTTCGGACTTTTTCGACCTCATATATTCCCATACGGTCCTCGAGCATGTGCCCAGGAAGGATCTTCTCCCTCTCCTTGCAGAGTGCAGGAGGATCTTGCGCCCCCGCGGCATCGTCTCCTGCTTCATCGGCTACGCCGACCACTGGCACTACTTCGACGGAAGCATCACACCCTATAATTTTCTCCAATATTCCGAAAAAGAATGGGGAAAATATTCCCCCTCCTTTCAGTATCAAAACAGGTTGAGACATAGTGACTATCTGAAGATTTTTGAAGAGGCAGGCTTCGAGATAGTCGAAGCTAATCCCAGATCGGAGAGCGACGCGGTGTTCGATACGGTGAGGCTCCACCCTGAATTCGCCGGATATGAACGAGAAGATCTGAAAATTATCGAGGCGTGGATCGTGGGGAGAAAGATTCAAGAGATTTGA